The following are encoded in a window of Saccharothrix longispora genomic DNA:
- a CDS encoding DsbA family oxidoreductase, whose translation MPRPEVRPGTIVIYTDVACAWSTVTIVRLLRARDELGLADRVHLDHRCFLLEDVNAFPIPKKFLDSEIPVVGALEPDLGWKNWQGDPADWPVTTAPANEAVHAAKEQSPRAAEELDVALRLALFRDSRCVSLRHEIVDIARGCEHVDADALGEALDDGRARGPMMRDYRANREAVQGSPHLFFADGYDVHNPGIGLRWVGEQGAGFPVVEHDDPSVFADLVRRAADTAA comes from the coding sequence GTGCCGCGACCGGAAGTGCGACCGGGGACCATCGTGATCTACACCGACGTCGCGTGCGCGTGGTCGACGGTGACGATCGTGCGGTTGTTGCGGGCGCGGGACGAGCTGGGACTGGCTGATCGGGTGCACCTGGACCACCGGTGCTTCCTGCTGGAGGACGTCAATGCCTTCCCGATCCCGAAGAAGTTCCTGGACTCGGAGATCCCGGTGGTGGGGGCGCTGGAGCCGGACCTGGGGTGGAAGAACTGGCAGGGCGACCCGGCGGACTGGCCGGTGACCACCGCGCCGGCGAACGAGGCGGTGCACGCGGCCAAGGAGCAGTCGCCGCGGGCGGCCGAGGAGTTGGACGTGGCGTTGCGGCTGGCGTTGTTCCGCGACAGCCGGTGCGTGTCGCTGCGGCACGAGATCGTCGACATCGCCCGCGGCTGCGAGCACGTGGACGCCGACGCCCTGGGTGAGGCGCTGGACGACGGGCGGGCGCGCGGGCCGATGATGCGCGACTACCGGGCCAACCGGGAGGCGGTGCAGGGCAGCCCGCACCTGTTCTTCGCCGACGGCTACGACGTGCACAACCCGGGCATCGGCCTGCGCTGGGTGGGGGAGCAGGGCGCCGGGTTCCCGGTGGTCGAGCACGACGACCCGTCGGTGTTCGCCGACCTCGTCCGCCGTGCCGCCGACACCGCCGCATGA
- the cas3 gene encoding CRISPR-associated helicase Cas3': MTGEHRQWAHATDGSGVVQAGRDVVTIHQSGPASWPERPGMVSVEPPWDRIDHRVRGRSDVMADLVQWAADTADRFVVLCGAGGYGKTTLALHFAREQRGQGTAVWWVSAHDEHSVAAGMREVCFRMGVPPDRIQAAQAGQRSASDLLWSNLRAFPHRWLLVVDNADDAELVIAPRAARPLGPSWLRSTEGCLGSVLVTSRDGGRNSWGPQAVLLHVPALRADDGARILLDLTHRDDDQFAAARAVAARLGGLPLALRLAGLHSASMATAPELPGLPAIRTFSDYLTALDERFMTTIEATSPRHRARREPRELITETWELSLDVLRKGGQVQARALLRLLSCFANAPIPYELLDARIMAGSPLFAGITPDKLLVLLDGLAELGLTERVTTVEQQLPHGPGLVLHPVVRESNRHHHDVKDDPVRYAVLCAALLDSATHDLDHEDSGTWPRWQALVPHCASPLQLWPEAWLGGAEHTDLVRTATATLHRCGRFLYQCGLYEQAEQQLAAALAPQHELLGGEDPDTLKTRGDLASVLTTQGKFDAAEAEFHMVLAAQVRTLGSAHPDTLDTRSRLAVALRARDRLAEAEAEFRAVLTEQVGTLGPEHRHTLDTRNRLAHLLHLQSRITEAEAEFRAVLAARQKLLGEYHLNTLDSRSELASLLHVRGDLPAAEAEYDRLLCAERVALGEDHPKTLVAYSHLVMLRHDQGKLDGLETLYDNILEKQSRVLGPTHLHTLATRHRLAKFHFEQGRLATAQGEFEDVLRQKSRVLGAQHHATLITREYLALTLAARGHTAVAETELETLLEIRLRTMGDDHPLTAATRANLRSVTEAPRYGEVESRSDRQFVRAPARDWRVIWAKVACARYGRVTHWLPLQQHLDDAAAVAVLLVDRWLSPQVVARIAEELPDGIAGVPVLTGWLARVHDVGKASPAFAVQAQIPADRVREAGLVAPSEVSTHPRRSRVHHALVGHLAVQDYLSGRWGPEGALVAEQLASVVGSHHGMPPERSELREAEDHPDLVGRGVWSQARNFFLDRASEGVDLDRYRNVRLSRPVLVLLTSIVVLADWVVSDPELFPLLEGDEDPLEFDPAPRVESGWNKLGLPERWRARALGSDTGAALRNRFVDRAPGALVLQAAAAEVASAATRPGLMIVDAPTGAGKTEAALLAAEELAAKSGADGVFVALPTQAATDAMFERMRRWTDLLPGREGPAGTTLTCGRELFDDATSPVAHNWLSGPVRDVLAAFVVGTIDQVLSAGSKSRHVMLRHLALAGKVVVIDDVHVYDDYMTQYLQRVLHWLGAYKVPVVLLATTLPAQRRAELMTAYEGRPIAVRREPGNPLIVASGGMRTRVLPAVSKQVTVALDRLPDDLETLTSYLREHLTEGGCAVVVRNTVARVQKTAAWLSREFGADNITISHSGFLACDRVCIDRNLVRRFGREGERPGVHIVVASQVVEQALNVDFDLVVTDLAPVYPLVQRMEHVHRYERVRPAPMAQPRCAVVGVEDWSAAPVRAVPESRSIYGEHLLLRSAALVTRLDQVALPSDIAPLVQQAYGTGRLGPTSWQEAMDEAAAAASWHTGQRVQATQALLLDPAGSNARSLVGWVRLPDSDPEDTLSGAVPTSDGVEPLEVLVVQRNTTGGFSTPDWIEQDGGQPLPTDLPLEPAQARVVVACTLRLPMQLSHHDIVFDVIAALKANRVASFDSSPVLRDRLVLLLDENRSTEIRQGKAAFRLVYDPREGLTCESR; encoded by the coding sequence ATGACCGGCGAGCACCGACAGTGGGCGCACGCCACCGACGGCAGCGGTGTCGTCCAAGCGGGGCGTGACGTGGTGACGATCCACCAGAGCGGGCCTGCGTCGTGGCCGGAGCGTCCCGGGATGGTGTCGGTGGAGCCACCGTGGGACCGGATCGACCACCGGGTCCGCGGTCGATCCGACGTGATGGCCGACTTGGTCCAGTGGGCTGCGGACACCGCCGATCGGTTCGTCGTCCTCTGCGGTGCAGGCGGTTACGGCAAGACGACGCTGGCGCTGCACTTCGCCCGGGAGCAACGCGGGCAGGGAACCGCTGTCTGGTGGGTATCCGCTCATGATGAGCATTCCGTGGCCGCCGGTATGCGCGAGGTCTGTTTCCGCATGGGTGTGCCACCGGACCGGATCCAAGCAGCGCAGGCGGGGCAGAGGTCGGCGTCGGATCTGCTGTGGAGCAACCTGAGGGCCTTCCCCCACCGGTGGTTGCTGGTCGTCGACAACGCCGACGATGCCGAGTTGGTCATCGCGCCGCGTGCCGCGCGTCCTCTGGGTCCAAGCTGGTTGCGCAGTACCGAAGGGTGCCTCGGCTCGGTGCTGGTCACCAGCCGTGACGGAGGGCGCAACTCCTGGGGGCCGCAGGCAGTCCTGCTGCACGTGCCCGCCCTGCGCGCCGACGACGGTGCCCGCATTCTGCTCGATCTCACCCACCGCGACGACGACCAGTTCGCAGCCGCTCGCGCCGTGGCTGCCCGCCTGGGCGGCCTGCCCCTTGCGCTCCGGCTGGCCGGCCTGCACTCGGCGAGCATGGCCACCGCCCCCGAGCTGCCCGGTCTTCCGGCGATACGTACCTTCTCCGACTACCTGACCGCCCTCGACGAGCGCTTCATGACCACGATCGAAGCCACGTCACCCCGTCACCGTGCACGCAGAGAGCCCCGAGAATTGATTACCGAGACCTGGGAATTGTCACTGGACGTGCTCCGCAAGGGCGGGCAGGTGCAGGCACGCGCGCTTCTGCGGTTGCTTTCGTGTTTCGCGAACGCCCCCATCCCCTATGAACTGCTCGATGCCCGCATCATGGCCGGCTCGCCGCTGTTCGCCGGGATCACGCCGGACAAGCTCCTCGTGCTGCTTGACGGCTTGGCGGAACTCGGTTTGACCGAGCGCGTCACCACCGTAGAGCAGCAGCTCCCACATGGACCGGGATTGGTGCTGCACCCGGTGGTGCGGGAAAGCAACCGTCACCACCACGACGTCAAGGACGACCCGGTCCGGTACGCCGTGCTCTGCGCGGCGCTGCTGGACTCGGCGACTCACGACCTGGACCACGAGGACTCCGGGACATGGCCCCGCTGGCAGGCTCTGGTACCGCACTGCGCCAGCCCACTGCAACTGTGGCCGGAGGCGTGGCTCGGAGGCGCCGAACACACCGACCTGGTGCGGACTGCCACAGCCACCCTGCACCGCTGCGGACGTTTCCTGTACCAGTGCGGGCTGTACGAGCAAGCCGAGCAGCAACTGGCCGCTGCCCTGGCGCCGCAACACGAACTGCTCGGCGGAGAGGACCCGGACACCCTCAAAACCCGGGGCGACCTGGCCTCGGTCCTCACCACGCAGGGCAAGTTCGATGCGGCTGAAGCCGAGTTCCACATGGTGCTCGCCGCGCAGGTCAGAACCTTGGGTTCGGCGCATCCCGACACCCTCGACACCCGCAGCAGACTGGCCGTGGCGCTGCGCGCGCGGGACCGTCTCGCGGAAGCCGAAGCGGAGTTCCGTGCCGTGCTGACCGAACAGGTCGGCACGCTGGGGCCCGAGCACCGTCACACCCTCGACACCCGCAATCGCCTGGCCCACCTGCTGCACCTGCAAAGTCGGATCACCGAGGCGGAGGCGGAGTTCCGTGCGGTACTGGCCGCACGACAGAAGCTTCTGGGCGAATACCACCTCAACACGTTGGACTCGCGCAGCGAACTGGCGTCCTTGCTGCACGTCCGAGGCGACCTGCCCGCTGCCGAGGCCGAGTACGACCGGTTGCTGTGCGCGGAACGCGTCGCCTTGGGCGAGGACCACCCCAAGACGCTCGTGGCCTACAGCCACCTGGTCATGTTGCGCCATGACCAAGGCAAGCTGGACGGCCTGGAGACGCTCTACGACAACATCCTGGAAAAGCAGAGTCGCGTGCTGGGGCCGACCCACCTGCACACCCTCGCGACCCGTCACCGTCTGGCCAAATTCCACTTCGAACAAGGAAGACTCGCGACCGCCCAAGGTGAGTTCGAGGACGTGCTTCGGCAGAAGAGCCGAGTCCTGGGCGCCCAGCACCACGCCACGCTCATCACCCGCGAATACCTGGCACTGACCCTTGCCGCGCGCGGACACACCGCGGTCGCCGAGACCGAGTTGGAGACGCTGCTGGAGATCCGCCTGCGCACCATGGGAGACGACCATCCGCTCACCGCAGCTACGCGGGCCAACCTGCGCTCGGTGACAGAAGCACCGCGATACGGAGAGGTGGAGTCACGGTCGGACCGACAGTTCGTGCGAGCGCCCGCCCGGGATTGGCGGGTGATATGGGCGAAGGTCGCCTGTGCCCGATACGGCCGTGTCACGCACTGGCTGCCGTTGCAGCAGCATCTCGACGATGCCGCAGCGGTCGCCGTTCTGCTGGTCGACAGATGGCTGTCCCCCCAGGTCGTGGCGCGGATCGCCGAGGAGTTGCCCGACGGTATCGCGGGCGTTCCGGTGTTGACGGGTTGGCTGGCGCGAGTCCACGACGTGGGCAAGGCGAGTCCCGCGTTCGCCGTCCAAGCGCAGATACCGGCGGATCGGGTACGTGAAGCCGGCCTGGTCGCCCCGTCGGAGGTGTCGACCCATCCTCGGCGCAGTCGCGTGCACCACGCGTTGGTGGGACACCTCGCGGTGCAGGACTACCTGTCGGGTCGTTGGGGCCCGGAAGGCGCGCTTGTCGCCGAACAACTGGCCAGTGTGGTCGGCAGCCACCACGGGATGCCGCCGGAGAGGTCCGAACTGCGGGAGGCCGAGGACCACCCGGACCTGGTCGGTCGGGGTGTGTGGTCGCAGGCCCGGAACTTCTTCCTCGACCGGGCCTCGGAAGGGGTCGACCTGGACCGTTACCGGAATGTGCGGTTGAGCCGGCCGGTTCTGGTGTTGCTGACGTCGATCGTCGTCCTGGCGGACTGGGTCGTGTCGGATCCCGAACTCTTCCCCTTGTTGGAGGGCGATGAGGACCCGCTGGAGTTCGATCCGGCGCCGCGGGTGGAGTCTGGTTGGAACAAGCTCGGCTTGCCGGAGCGGTGGCGGGCTCGTGCACTGGGGTCGGATACAGGCGCGGCGTTGCGGAACCGGTTCGTCGACCGAGCGCCAGGGGCGCTAGTGCTTCAGGCCGCGGCGGCAGAGGTGGCGTCAGCGGCCACGCGGCCAGGGCTGATGATCGTCGATGCGCCGACGGGGGCGGGCAAGACCGAGGCGGCACTGCTGGCAGCGGAGGAATTGGCGGCGAAGTCCGGTGCGGACGGAGTGTTCGTGGCGTTGCCGACTCAGGCGGCCACGGATGCGATGTTCGAGCGGATGCGACGCTGGACAGACCTGCTACCGGGCCGGGAAGGACCGGCAGGGACAACACTGACCTGCGGCAGGGAACTGTTCGACGACGCGACGTCGCCGGTAGCGCACAACTGGCTCAGCGGCCCTGTGAGAGATGTGTTGGCCGCCTTCGTGGTCGGCACGATCGACCAGGTGCTGTCCGCCGGATCGAAGAGCAGGCACGTGATGCTGCGGCACTTGGCGCTGGCGGGCAAGGTGGTCGTGATCGACGACGTGCACGTCTACGACGACTACATGACGCAGTACCTGCAGCGTGTGCTGCACTGGCTGGGCGCCTACAAGGTGCCGGTGGTGCTGCTGGCGACGACATTGCCCGCGCAACGGCGCGCGGAGTTGATGACAGCCTACGAGGGACGGCCGATCGCGGTGCGGCGCGAACCGGGGAACCCGCTGATCGTCGCATCGGGCGGGATGCGGACGCGGGTGTTGCCTGCGGTCTCGAAGCAGGTGACGGTTGCGCTGGACCGGTTGCCCGACGACCTGGAGACGTTGACCAGCTACCTGCGGGAGCATTTGACCGAAGGGGGTTGCGCGGTCGTGGTCCGCAACACGGTCGCGCGGGTGCAGAAAACCGCTGCGTGGTTGAGTCGTGAGTTCGGGGCGGACAACATCACGATCAGCCACTCAGGGTTCCTGGCATGCGATCGGGTGTGCATCGACCGGAACCTGGTGCGGCGCTTCGGCCGGGAAGGCGAGCGACCCGGGGTGCATATCGTGGTGGCATCTCAGGTGGTGGAGCAGGCGCTGAACGTCGACTTCGACCTCGTGGTGACCGATCTGGCACCGGTGTACCCGCTGGTGCAGCGGATGGAGCACGTGCACCGATACGAGCGGGTCAGGCCGGCCCCGATGGCACAGCCGCGCTGCGCGGTGGTCGGCGTCGAGGACTGGAGTGCTGCGCCGGTGCGGGCGGTGCCCGAGTCGCGTTCCATCTACGGCGAGCACTTGCTGCTGCGGTCGGCGGCGCTGGTGACCAGGCTGGATCAGGTGGCGCTGCCGTCGGATATCGCCCCGTTGGTACAGCAGGCATACGGCACCGGCCGGCTCGGGCCGACGTCGTGGCAGGAGGCGATGGACGAGGCCGCGGCCGCGGCGAGCTGGCACACGGGGCAGCGAGTGCAGGCGACGCAGGCGCTGCTGCTCGACCCGGCCGGATCGAACGCGCGTTCACTGGTCGGCTGGGTACGTCTTCCGGACAGTGATCCCGAGGACACGCTCTCCGGTGCGGTTCCCACCAGCGACGGCGTGGAGCCGCTGGAGGTGCTGGTTGTCCAGCGGAACACCACGGGCGGCTTCTCGACACCGGACTGGATCGAACAGGACGGCGGCCAGCCGCTGCCCACGGACCTCCCCCTCGAACCTGCACAAGCCCGGGTGGTCGTAGCGTGCACGCTACGACTGCCGATGCAGCTGAGCCATCACGACATCGTTTTCGACGTGATCGCAGCCCTGAAGGCCAACCGCGTCGCGTCCTTCGACTCCTCCCCTGTGTTGCGGGACCGCTTGGTCCTCCTGCTCGACGAGAACCGTAGTACGGAGATCCGGCAAGGCAAGGCCGCCTTCCGGCTGGTCTACGACCCGCGCGAAGGATTGACCTGCGAAAGTCGATGA
- a CDS encoding DUF3040 domain-containing protein — translation MLSPREQRALADIERWFAATDPRLAARLRDGTRSPGLHATRPVLFTVTALGVLLVLLGLVTATATLFLAGLAAFATALSMRAIRRRRGNADDASRSDEPLV, via the coding sequence ATGCTCAGTCCTCGGGAACAACGGGCACTTGCCGACATCGAACGGTGGTTCGCCGCCACCGATCCCCGCCTCGCGGCCAGGCTCCGCGACGGCACCCGCTCGCCGGGCCTCCATGCGACGAGGCCGGTCCTGTTCACCGTCACCGCCCTCGGGGTGTTGCTGGTCCTGCTGGGACTGGTCACGGCCACGGCCACCCTCTTCCTCGCCGGGCTGGCCGCGTTCGCCACCGCGCTGTCGATGCGCGCGATCAGGCGCCGGCGCGGTAACGCGGACGACGCCAGCAGGAGCGACGAACCACTGGTGTGA
- the tgmB gene encoding ATP-grasp ribosomal peptide maturase — MTVLIISGDADPTTNRIVHELDKRSTPVFRCDVGWFPAGLALDAVLDGSRWRGSLGTPHRAVRLEDLRSVLFRGPTGFTFEAGLSPVELRHVRLEARLGLGGVLTSLPVLWCNHPARQADAGYKPLQLAIAAQCGFLVPATMVTNDPEAVLRFTASVPHVVSKVLGVNRIDDGAVVRIAYTRFLETSDLVDLEGVRTTAHLFQEWLEKSYEVRVVAVGSALFTVAIHAHSAASRIDWRSDYEALSYSVVDLPKEVAASIRRFLEAFGLAFAAFDFVVTTDGRWHFLEANPAGQYGWLEDVVDVPISAAVADFLAGAT, encoded by the coding sequence GTGACGGTGCTCATCATCAGCGGTGATGCCGACCCGACGACGAACCGCATCGTGCACGAACTCGACAAGCGCTCGACTCCGGTGTTCCGGTGTGACGTCGGCTGGTTCCCTGCGGGACTGGCGCTCGATGCCGTGCTGGACGGCTCGCGGTGGCGCGGTTCGTTGGGAACACCACATCGTGCTGTCCGCCTGGAGGACCTCCGATCGGTCCTCTTCCGCGGACCCACGGGGTTCACGTTCGAGGCGGGCCTGTCGCCGGTGGAACTTCGGCACGTGAGGCTGGAGGCGAGGTTGGGACTGGGGGGCGTGCTGACGTCGCTGCCGGTGTTGTGGTGCAACCACCCCGCCAGGCAGGCGGATGCAGGATACAAACCCTTGCAGTTGGCGATCGCGGCACAGTGCGGGTTCCTCGTCCCCGCGACGATGGTGACGAACGATCCCGAGGCCGTTCTGCGTTTCACAGCCAGCGTCCCGCACGTGGTGAGCAAGGTGCTCGGCGTCAACCGGATCGACGACGGGGCCGTCGTCCGGATCGCCTACACGCGCTTCCTGGAAACATCCGATCTGGTCGACCTCGAAGGCGTGAGGACCACTGCGCACCTGTTCCAGGAGTGGCTGGAGAAGTCTTACGAGGTCCGTGTCGTCGCTGTCGGATCGGCGCTTTTCACTGTCGCTATCCACGCGCACAGTGCCGCGTCGCGCATCGACTGGCGTAGTGACTACGAGGCTCTGTCCTACAGCGTGGTCGACTTGCCGAAGGAGGTCGCAGCGTCGATACGGCGGTTTCTGGAGGCATTCGGACTCGCCTTCGCGGCGTTCGACTTCGTCGTCACCACCGATGGGCGGTGGCACTTTCTGGAGGCGAATCCGGCAGGCCAGTACGGCTGGCTGGAAGACGTCGTCGACGTGCCGATCAGCGCCGCTGTCGCCGACTTCCTGGCGGGCGCGACATGA
- a CDS encoding cation:proton antiporter encodes MTLVLAFGVVMLVSVALSGLAARTVLSTALMVLLAGALLGGGGFGLVEIPSDSGVVSALADLALFTVLFTDGQRAGLPALRQEWRSSGKALGIGMPLAMAGIALPAHYLAGLDWATAFLLGAILSPTDPVFASAIVGRADVPLRLRRLLNVESGLNDGLALPFVLLFLAAASHETAHPGEIALELVLGLLLGVAVPALVALALRLPFLGAEPRLQALGPLSVGIVVYAAADLTHANPYLAAFAAGSTIATLTPTAAERFEHFGDLLSETTKFAALLVFGALITPERLSHLSPGDWLVPVIAILLVRPLSIAVSLLRSRLTGRERAAAAWFGPKGFASVVYGLLVLQSGLPDAAHVFDLVAVTIALSIVLHSSTDVPVAKALRIEPPDNLPTGGPDGTDRRDSGSDPAG; translated from the coding sequence GTGACCCTGGTGTTGGCCTTCGGCGTGGTGATGCTGGTCAGCGTGGCGCTGTCAGGGCTGGCGGCGCGCACGGTGCTGTCGACCGCGCTGATGGTGCTCCTCGCCGGCGCGCTGCTGGGTGGGGGCGGGTTCGGGCTGGTCGAGATCCCCTCCGACAGCGGTGTCGTCTCGGCGCTGGCCGACCTGGCGCTGTTCACGGTGCTGTTCACCGACGGCCAGCGGGCCGGGCTGCCCGCGCTGCGCCAGGAGTGGCGCAGCTCGGGCAAGGCGCTGGGCATCGGCATGCCGCTGGCCATGGCCGGCATCGCCCTGCCCGCCCACTACCTCGCAGGCCTCGACTGGGCCACCGCGTTCCTGCTCGGCGCGATCCTGTCCCCCACCGACCCGGTGTTCGCCTCCGCGATCGTGGGGCGTGCCGACGTGCCGCTGCGGCTGCGGCGCCTGCTCAACGTCGAGTCCGGGCTCAACGACGGCCTGGCACTGCCGTTCGTGCTGCTCTTCCTGGCCGCCGCCTCGCACGAGACCGCGCACCCCGGCGAGATCGCCCTCGAACTCGTCCTCGGCCTGCTCCTCGGCGTCGCGGTGCCGGCACTGGTCGCGCTCGCGCTGCGCCTGCCCTTCCTCGGTGCGGAGCCGCGGTTGCAGGCGCTGGGGCCGCTGTCGGTGGGCATCGTGGTCTACGCCGCGGCCGACCTGACCCACGCCAACCCCTACCTCGCCGCCTTCGCCGCCGGCTCCACCATCGCCACCCTCACCCCCACCGCCGCCGAGCGCTTCGAGCACTTCGGCGACCTGCTGTCGGAGACCACCAAGTTCGCCGCCCTGCTCGTCTTCGGCGCCCTGATCACCCCCGAACGCCTCTCCCACCTCAGCCCCGGCGACTGGCTGGTTCCCGTCATCGCCATCCTGCTCGTCCGCCCCTTGTCCATCGCCGTCTCCCTGCTGCGCAGCAGGCTGACCGGGCGGGAACGCGCCGCAGCGGCCTGGTTCGGGCCCAAGGGCTTCGCCTCGGTCGTCTACGGCCTGCTCGTCCTGCAATCCGGCCTGCCCGACGCCGCACACGTCTTCGACCTGGTCGCCGTCACCATCGCCCTGTCCATCGTCCTGCACTCCTCCACCGACGTCCCCGTGGCCAAGGCCCTTCGCATCGAACCGCCCGACAACCTGCCCACCGGCGGGCCGGACGGAACGGACCGGAGGGACAGCGGGAGCGACCCGGCCGGGTGA
- a CDS encoding flavodoxin family protein yields the protein MAPTTLTALALTCSLKPSPAPSSTDKIARQVLDELAAHGVEGDLLRVVDFDVRPGVETDMGEGDQWPSIRERILAADILLLATPTWVGHPSSVAQRVMERLDAELSETDDEGRPSMYGKVAVVAVVGNEDGAHKIIADCFQALDDIGFTVPASGGTYWNNEAMNPKDYLDLDRTPDAVASTNKKLASNAVHLARLLKQAQYPPVQ from the coding sequence ATGGCTCCCACAACGCTGACCGCGCTCGCGCTGACCTGCTCGCTCAAGCCCTCACCCGCGCCGTCGAGCACCGACAAGATCGCCCGGCAGGTACTGGACGAACTCGCCGCGCACGGGGTCGAGGGCGACCTGCTCCGCGTGGTGGACTTCGACGTGCGCCCCGGCGTGGAGACCGACATGGGCGAGGGCGACCAGTGGCCCTCCATCCGCGAGCGCATCCTGGCCGCGGACATCCTGCTGCTCGCAACCCCGACGTGGGTGGGGCACCCGTCCAGCGTCGCCCAGCGGGTGATGGAACGGCTCGACGCCGAACTGTCCGAAACCGACGACGAAGGCCGCCCGTCGATGTACGGCAAGGTCGCGGTGGTGGCGGTGGTGGGCAACGAGGACGGCGCGCACAAGATCATCGCCGACTGCTTCCAGGCGCTCGACGACATCGGGTTCACCGTCCCGGCCAGCGGGGGCACGTACTGGAACAACGAGGCGATGAACCCCAAGGACTACCTCGACCTGGACCGGACCCCGGATGCGGTGGCGTCGACCAACAAGAAGCTGGCGAGCAACGCCGTGCACCTGGCGCGGCTGCTCAAGCAGGCCCAGTACCCGCCGGTCCAGTGA
- a CDS encoding glutathione-independent formaldehyde dehydrogenase, protein MKAVVYKGPREVVVQEVPDPRIEEPADAVVRITTTNICGSDLHMYEGRSAVESGKVLGHENMGIVEEVGPAVRRVKVGDRVSVPFNIACGTCRNCEQGWTSFCLRTNPTEGVDGAAYGYANMGPYDGGQAEYLRVPHADFNLLELPPGGEHENDFTMLSDIFPTGWHGTVLAGMQPGDSVAVFGAGPVGLMAAHSAVLRGASRVFVVDKEPDRLALAERIGATPVDFGAGDPVEQIAELTGGAGTDCGVEAVGYQAHDPSGQEHPELVLDNLVKVVRATGGIGVVGVYVPQDPEAATEQAKQGRIGFDYGTFFTKGQHMGTGQCPVKRYNRQLRDLIIAGRATPSFLVSHELGLEQAPEGYERFDRREDGWTKVLLHPGRAA, encoded by the coding sequence ATGAAGGCCGTTGTGTACAAGGGACCGCGCGAGGTCGTGGTGCAGGAGGTGCCCGACCCGCGGATCGAGGAGCCCGCCGACGCGGTCGTGCGCATCACCACCACCAACATCTGCGGCTCGGACCTGCACATGTACGAGGGCCGCTCCGCGGTGGAGAGCGGCAAGGTACTGGGCCACGAGAACATGGGGATCGTGGAGGAGGTCGGCCCGGCGGTCCGCCGGGTCAAGGTCGGCGACCGGGTGTCGGTACCGTTCAACATCGCCTGCGGCACGTGCCGCAACTGCGAGCAGGGCTGGACGTCGTTCTGCCTGCGCACCAACCCCACCGAGGGCGTGGACGGCGCGGCGTACGGCTACGCCAACATGGGCCCCTACGACGGTGGCCAAGCCGAGTACCTGCGCGTCCCGCACGCCGACTTCAACCTGCTGGAGTTGCCGCCCGGCGGCGAGCACGAGAACGACTTCACCATGCTGTCGGACATCTTTCCCACCGGCTGGCACGGCACCGTGCTGGCCGGGATGCAGCCCGGTGACAGCGTCGCGGTGTTCGGCGCCGGCCCGGTCGGGCTGATGGCGGCGCACAGCGCGGTGCTGCGCGGCGCCTCGCGGGTGTTCGTGGTGGACAAGGAACCCGACCGGTTGGCGCTGGCCGAGCGGATCGGCGCGACCCCGGTCGACTTCGGTGCGGGCGACCCGGTCGAGCAGATCGCGGAGCTGACCGGCGGGGCGGGCACGGACTGCGGGGTGGAGGCCGTGGGTTACCAGGCGCACGACCCGTCGGGGCAGGAGCACCCCGAGCTGGTCCTGGACAACCTGGTGAAGGTGGTGCGCGCGACCGGCGGCATCGGCGTGGTGGGTGTCTACGTGCCCCAGGACCCCGAGGCGGCCACCGAGCAGGCCAAGCAGGGGCGCATCGGGTTCGACTACGGCACGTTCTTCACCAAGGGGCAGCACATGGGCACCGGCCAGTGCCCGGTCAAGCGGTACAACCGCCAACTGCGCGACCTGATCATCGCCGGGCGGGCCACCCCGTCGTTCCTGGTGTCCCACGAACTGGGGCTGGAGCAGGCACCGGAGGGCTACGAGCGGTTCGACCGCCGCGAGGACGGCTGGACCAAGGTGCTGCTGCACCCCGGACGAGCCGCCTGA